CGCCGCTCAACACCAAACGGAGATTCATTCACTTCTGGCGCCCGGATGGCGCTCGCAAATGCAAATTGAACAGTTCGCAGTTTTTCAGGCACTTCCATAATTCGACTCCACACACCCCGTCGTCACGCCATGTTTTGCTTGAATCTCGCGAATCTTTTGCATCTCCTCGATCAGTGTTTGTGTGGTTGGAAGATTAAAATCGCGTTCTAACAACGTCGGGATGACACCATGTTGTTCATAGGTCCAGTCCAACAATGACCAGACATCCTCCTTGACCGGACTACCGTGCGTATCAACCAACAAATCCGGCGCCTCATCATAATGGCCCGCAATATGGAGGTAACGTATTCTTTCCGTTGGCATGTGGGCAATAAACGCTTTAGGGTCATAACCATGATTGACCGAATTGACATAGACGTTGTTCACATCCAGCAACAAATCGCAGCCTGCTTCATCCAAGACAGCAAGCAAGAACTCAAGCTCTGTCATCTCAGGGGTCACTTGGGCGTAATAAGACACATTTTCGAGCACCAGTGTTTGCCCAAGAATGTCCTGCACTTGTTGGACGCGCGTGGCAACATATTTGACCGCTTCTTCGGTAAATGGCAAAGGCATCAAATCATAAAGGTGCCCGTCATCTGAGCAATAACTGAGATGTTCACTATACAAGATCACATTGTGTCGCTTGAGAAACGCTGCAACATCGCGGACAAACGAAACGTCTAAAGGATTCGGTCCTCCAATGGATAGCGATAAGCCATGGCAAACGAAAGGAATGTCCTGTGTGAAACGCCTAAATTGTGCGCCCAATGGACCACCGACCCGCATCCAGT
This genomic window from Gammaproteobacteria bacterium contains:
- a CDS encoding DUF692 domain-containing protein; protein product: MSTADFATLGAGLGLRREMLSDYELLVGAVDFLEVAPENWMRVGGPLGAQFRRFTQDIPFVCHGLSLSIGGPNPLDVSFVRDVAAFLKRHNVILYSEHLSYCSDDGHLYDLMPLPFTEEAVKYVATRVQQVQDILGQTLVLENVSYYAQVTPEMTELEFLLAVLDEAGCDLLLDVNNVYVNSVNHGYDPKAFIAHMPTERIRYLHIAGHYDEAPDLLVDTHGSPVKEDVWSLLDWTYEQHGVIPTLLERDFNLPTTQTLIEEMQKIREIQAKHGVTTGCVESNYGSA